A region of the Lycium barbarum isolate Lr01 chromosome 1, ASM1917538v2, whole genome shotgun sequence genome:
aaagatgattttctatTCAACTTGACTTGATTCAAATGGCTAGATtacatgactatttataggtgaaTTCATCCATGTATCTAGCTTAGCATACATGTATCATTATTAATAATTTCACACTTCACATCCTCCAAGTACATGAATAAGAACTCACTAGACTAATCTAGAATTTTTCACCAATTCATGTATCTCCTAATACATTAATCTACTAGTTCATGaactaaattaaatataatgtGAACAAATTAAATAATGTGAACAAGTTTATTTTTTCAACACACGTTTCAAATTAAGATGTTAAGCTTCATATCTAACCAACACCGTTATATAAATTTAACTCTAGTATGCGTAATGACTGAAATTTGAAAAATCActgctactccctccgtctcaaattatttgtcgtggttattaaaaatagttgtctcaaattatttatcgttttagaaattcaagacataattaattcctttttcTCCATTTTATCCTTAGTAGAATTTTCTCATTAATgtagatgacacataaatagagtaaaacATTCAATGAAGAGAGATTATAACTTTGACCTAAATAAGGATAAAGTAGCTCAAATACTGTAACAACCTGATATTTTTTCAAGTATTTAGAATTACTTCCTTGTTTATAGTTTATCTAATTTTAACGGGTTACATATCGAAGCGGGTATtgattatatttatataatatgtaggtatatgtatatttaatcTAGGGATTAGTACTGGTATATATATTGATCTATCCATAAATAACTAGTGGTTAGTGGATTAGATTTAATGATTGGCTAACTaaataatatttaagaaaatagtaAAGAGTGAATAGAATATTGCATTGGTTTAATGGGTTAATAAGTGGGCCCAAACCCATCCTTTTATGGCTGACTAGTGGAGTGCCTAAAGGGAGGAAACAAAAAGAACGTGAAGTTGGTTTCTCTATTTCAGTTTAAGAAAACCAACTACTGCTATCTCAATTCCATCCAATTAGGATTGTGTGAGTGTTTTCTTGGAAAGAAAGGGTTGTGTGGTTTGATCAGGGAATCAACAAAGAGATTAAAAGAAAACTTTGATCATAGGCTTACAATTTTTGGCTACAGCAAGGATACGGGTAAAGGTAATTTCGTTAGTCTTTGGTTTGAATATCTTTCTTGTGTGCAAACAACTATGTATgagttatatataaaatattgagttgatttgTATTTTTTGAGATATGTTTTTAATCTTTAACCTCAAGAACGGAGGTAGAATGTTGAGATTTACTCCCAAACTTGAAACtagataaatttggaatttgatcCATTAATTGACATCATGATTGAAACTTGATTACAGATGTAGACTCCTTAATCAATTTTGAACTTTCGGATAGTTGACCCGAGGGGCGGGTTTGAATAGATCAAGAGTTAGACTTTGACCCCGAGATATTCTAAAATTATGGGATTTGTTTCTGTAGACTAATTTAGACCCGTTATTTATGTtattgaatagattgaggctattgaAGATCGTTGAAGAGAATTTGGCGTTTCAAAAGAGGTTTGCATTTCAGTTATAAGGCAAGTGAGACTTAAACTCTTAGTTTGCTTGTttttcataaaaagcatatggtttgtgttgtatgtatgcatttaaaccatttagtttATGTGAGTGGGCAAACATGATCAaaattggataatttccaagtttctaaagtaatgaccgtatgagtcctttagcgcaatttcgcttaaatagatactatttatataaatgtaaagtttagaagtggtattgattggatgtatgttccacttatGATATCTTCAGAGGGGCACACTTCCACATGTCCCATTGTGTTGGGTGAGAGATAAATACTAGAATTTTAAGtgacccgggtaagatgggggtaaataatgccctctccggaagacggggtaagacatagacaaatacgtactatgtcccgtgagcatagattcagattcagTTTATTTCATGTATTGCTTGTTCGAGTAAGATgagggtaaataatgccctctccggaggacggggtaagacatagacaaatacgtactatgtcccgtaaTCATAGATTCATATTCAGTTTATTTCATGTATTGCttgtccgggtaagatgggggtaaataatgccctctccggaagacggggtaagacatagataaatatGTACTATGTCATGTGAGCATATattcagatttagagtatttcatgttttgcttgtttatgcttcatgatttcagctttagcttcagtgtttgtatatatttaatatacttgtactgtgtaattgcttttatgcattatcagggatttcaaagacttgccccagggttaagctgagagtgtcgatgatTTTGCTGGGTTTTTTAGACTCACGCTTGTTGgtgttgtatgtgtgcaggtgtggttaacggtgaacaagtagccgatacttgattcattccagcttcgttcagtccagttcagtcgaggtgagccaccattagatcatggcggcctcttcttctttagttgacttagtagtatcTTGAGTTACGTCTTGTACTTTTATATTCAGACTAatagttccatgacttagacattttatggAGTTTATGGGAAGACTCAGTATTTAtatttcgcttccgcacttttctttatattatgagaTTTTGcatattattcattttattcgttaattttcgcatgGTTAGCTTAGAGGGATCGGCTTATGGGTAGAAGTTTGTCAGGTGCCCGATCATGGCctgagtgtcagatttgggtcgtgacaaataccctgcctaattaatatttcttaaggggcgtgtaaaacaaaacaaaaaagcgacaaataatttgagacagaggAGGCTTAAGGAACTTGAAAAggctttggaaaaaaaaaaaaaaaacatagtgtTACTCATTTGTTGGAGATTTAAGGCACAAGTTTCCAATTCTTATGAGTCAGAGCCAGGTGGAGTGATAGACATGGAGCAAGGCATAGACCGGTATCTCAACTTGGATTTTTCATTTCTAGTATTTGAAAATGTTATGTACTTTGTGTTTCTGGATCTTTTAATTCCTAATATTTGAAAAAGAGTTAAAGTTACGTGTATTATTAGTGTCTAGATTTTTCTATATCATCGGGTTAAGTTGACATACAGTTATATATAGGTGGTTCTTCATAACAAACTTGAGATAGTCAATTAAATTGAACGAATACAGCCCGTCATGCAAGCTAGCAAAGCCAGCGCAGAAGCAGCTCCCGGATCCACACAGGGTACTTCAAAGGAGGTTATATTTAACCTACTGCTCAACAATTCCAAATCAAAATTGGAAATCTTTAGTATATAAAAATTCTTTACACACTCAAAATATGTTAACTTATTATCTCTTGAGAGTGTCTCATGTGTCTCTGATAGTCAGGGGTATGTCAATATGCTTTCTTACAtaattaataattatagtaaTTAAGGGGCATCCATGATTAAACCCAGTCTATAATTGGAACAATTCAAACCTATATATGCCTCCAATTTTATCGGTTTTTAATTTGTGTTTAATATCCGTTTTGAAATTCAGACTAATCTCAATTTATACCCTGTGATATTCATTAAAAGGTGAAATGTTCCCTATCAGAAGACATTTTTTTATATGTAGGATTCGAACCCGACCACTAATAAAGAATAAAGAATGATAGTATTTTATCGTTGCACCAGAAACCTGGGTGGCTTATGCCACATTGCCACCAAATTAAACCATCGTGGATACTTCTTTTTATTCTATTGTATTCTCCAGTAAGGCAGTAACCATGTTATATGAATTAAATAAAATAGAATAAGAACCTACACTACCATTCTTTTGTAATGCGCATTTTACTTATTTTGTCAGTTCTTTGTATCTAACTTTATTTTCCCTATTTCCCATGTTATTTCCCTTCGATTAATGAGCTTCTCTGCcccattttttgttttttcacccgCGAGGGTTGGCTGAGTGAGCAATTTTCCACATGAAAGATATGGGATTGATTCCCTTTACCAGCGACCTTCTCAATCAAAGCTCATCACACCAGGCTTACCTAGTGCGTTGTACATCTCCTGTAtgatttgcgagctattgcacagttTGTAGGTTAGCGTGCATACAAAGAATAATGACTGCGGATTTACCTggagttccaaaaaaaaaaaacttgatatattttctatttttcagAACATTAATTTTCAGAGTATTTGAGCACTATTCGGGAATCTTTCTAGATACAGCAAAAGAAGATGAGCAAAGAATCGGATCAGTATCTACCGGAAACAGTAAGAAGACGGATTTAGAGCGTACCGAACAAGTTAAATACTGTACCCATATTACTTACAATAAATCACATCGATCTATTCTGAAATCATTGTCTTTAAATCCTGAATCTGTCTTTGAGCACTAAAAAAGCGCCCTTCTCCCATTGGAGAGCTTTGTGGTTACGTTGTAGGCTGCCAGCAGATTGGACGCGAAGATTGAGACAAAAACCATTCGTCGATGCACTTAACATGAAAATTATGATTACATCTTGGCAAAATCCTCAATTTCTCTCCTTGCTCTAATTCTCCAAGGCATATTGGACACTCATTTATGACTGAAACTTTCAGTTCTGGCTCATAAACCATAACTGGGATCTTTTTCAACTCATCTTTGTCCAGTCCTTTCGAAGCCAAACGCGTGGCCGTAGCTTCTGTGGACTCGAATAGAAATCTCGCGTTGTATCGTAAAATACAAAGCAAGATTTCCCTCAGAGCAGTGACGCATAACATAAAAAATAACACGGCTGCAACAATTATCAGCAAACATGAGCTATTCGAAATGATTGAGTCGTCGCCATTAGATATGGACTGGCTTGTTGATGGAACCTCCACATAAAAACCAAGAAGAAAACTAGGCGCACGATACTCAATATTTCTCATAGTAGCACAAATCCGAACGTACCGATAAAATCTCGATTCAGTATGAGTAGTTTAATTTACTCTCCCCATTTCTCTTTGAAGCGTATTACTAATAATGTAGTGTGAAACAGAAATCTGTTGGTACGTAAGAATTGAAGTGAATAAAACAGAGAGAAACCATaatgaaacaaaacaaaagcTGAAGCTTGGTCAGACACATCACACATAACTCGTGAGAGCACTTTTTTTTTAGGTCACTATTTAGATTTTTCCTATATTCCAGAAGGTTGTGCAAATACAACCTTTAAAAATTACTCTTCTAGACAAGTTAGGCTCAAGTCTAATGTTTGCTCGATCTTACAGACAATACATTAGAGATTAGACTTTCGCCTAACGTTTGTAGAAGTTCTCAAAATCTTTACTGTGGACTAACATATTCAATTTTCTCAAAAAGGATATTTAAACCGTGGTAAAAAATGATCATAAGTcgcaagaaaaataaaaagacgTTTACTAAATAATTGTCTTGGAAAAGTCAACCGGAAAACATTCGGTATAGCAGTCATAGCGAATTCAACAATCAACTTGCTGGATCGTAGGCCTGTTGTTGAGATCATTACGGCCGGCCCAATCAATTAGTTTACCCAGCCCAGACATTAATGTTCTTTGTGTGACACTTCACTTTATTCAAATTATcaacatttttttgtgcggattgacCTTCAAatgcactagtctttaatttttgtccctcaaattggtggtctttaacttttggccTTCACCTAATACCGTGAGGTTTGGGGTTCAAActccggctcagtaaaaaaaaaaaaaaaagacaatttcGCAAGtcagagttttgtagcaaagttaggcctattcgggccaaaATTAAGCCTTCAGacagagttttgcaaaattccaactgagtgaaaaaaaaaaaaaaactttttgccTTAATGCAAAACTCTCCCTTATCAGGCAGAGTTTTCCattcaaatatttttttgaaacttTTCTAATTTTAGAGTAAATATTATTGTCAAGCAAAAGAAAAGGAAGGATAAAAGGGGAAAAAAGCGTATGAATTAACCATTTTTCAGTTCTTAGATGCGCTCAAGGAGAGTGGAAAATACCCAATTAGTCATGTCAAGAAAAAGTATCTCAATGGTTCGAATTCGGAGTAGTAGAGGTGTTCAATAAATACATGTCTGATTTGAGGTGTCTAAGTGGAGGCAGTGGACAACTTTAAGGGGCCGCGGATGACTTAATCCTACAATTTATATGAAATCTGATTTTACTGCATGACGGGCTGCCCAAGTGAAAATTCTCTATATAAAGACAACTCTATAGCTTTGTAACCTCACACATAATCTAAAGAAACATCTCTTTAACTAGAGGTATTATTATTAGTTCAGGCACTTCATGTATAATTCGCTTTCTTaatcaattttctttctttttctgctaattatttttctttccttgtgGGTTTTTATTTATCCATCGTTCCACAGGTGATTCAAGAAAATggctgaaaaaagaaaaagactgGAGCCTAATTTGGATTTGTCCCTTAAAAGTCCAGCAGATCCAGAGGAACCAAGTAATAAGGTCCTAAGCCTTGATGAAGCAATCGATTTTGAATTGAAGCATGGTTATGTTGACCCCGACATGGATTTGAAGAAGCTCAGAAggttatatataattattttttcattAAATCAACTTAAAAAATGTGAATTTCTGAATGACGTTTGGAATTTTTGATAAAAGTTCATCGGAATCGTTTTCAACAAGCCAATTTTCAATGGATTCGATCagaaattcattttttttctagTTGTGTGGTAAATAATACttattttcctttgtttttatAAAGTTTTATATGGTAAGATTAGATATACAATAGTTTTTTCGTTGACGCTACTTAAATAAATGTGAATTTCTGACTGACACTTCAAATTTCCGATGAAAAGTCCACCCAAAATGTTTTCAACAAGCCACTTTTTAACGGATTCCATCAGAATTCGTACTTTTTTTGGTTGTGCGGTAAatattattttgtttttataaGGTTGTATATGTTAAGACTAGATTATTATTTTTTCAGTGacactataaaaaaaaatgaatttctaGCTTACGTTTGGAATTTCAGATGAAAAATCTATCGTATCGGAAACGTTTTCAACAAGCCAATTTTAAACGGGTTCCATCAGAAATTCCAGCTTTTTTAGTTGTATGATAAATAGTGTTTTGTTTTTACAAGGTTGTAAATGTTAAGACTATATAATTCTTTTTTCATTGACTAGTACTAAAGAAAAATGTGATTTTTTGCCTGACATTTGAAATTTTCGATGAAAATTTCACCAGATCGAAAACATTTTCAACAATCCAAGTTACAACGGAGTCACCAGAAAATTCCATCagaaattcatatttttttagtTGTATGATAAAcaatattttcctttctttttataAGGCTGTATGTGTTAAGGCTagataaattattattatttttgaattGTGACTTTTATTAGGATTATATCGAATCGATTGTCTGCGCAAAGAACCTATATTAAGAGGAATGAATACATTGTTGAATTGGAAAAGAAGGTGAAAGATCTCGAGGTAATACATAGATGATTCATTTTGTTCGAACGATTTTTGATTCAGTTATATTTTTTCTTGGTTGGTTTGTAAACACTATATAttcagggtttttttttttttttaaaaagtaactATTTTGTTGTTACtatttttcatttagacacttcaaCTAAGGCATGTACCTATTAGACACTTTAACCTCAGTTAATATGTGTTTATTGAACACAAATTGCTGATATGGCACAATTGCGTGTGAAATGACTCTTTTGCGCTGGCTTACTCTCCCATATTCCTTTTTCTCTCCATAATATCACGCGACTAGATCTCCTCAATTTTTTAGGCCTTTAATTTTTATTTCTCTCTTAAATCTATTGTTTAAATCGGATTTGTTTATTGCAAATTCAGTATCAAAACATCATCAGCTCGTATATGCTATAATGGTCACTAGCATAATTTCCTTCACAGCTACCATAGTCCGAAATTACTGGTAAGCAAAAATACAAGTATTTCAACACAAGTTAGAGGATCATTATTAGATTTCAAATAGCTTTCTCTTTATATCAACTACTATGGAGAGGATTATTTTTACTTTAGATCGCCAAACACCAGCTATATTCTACTCAATAGATTAGATATTCAAACTATAGATtcaataagaagaagaagaagaagaagaagaagtacaAAGATAAATAGGAAGACGAATTCGGGAGAGGGGAGAATTAGAGGGTGTTTAAATTGACTTTTTAAAAGTAACTTATAAGTTAAAAGCTAAAGTCATAAGTTGGTAATACCCAATTTTTtacttttgacttatttttgaaCTTTTTTAGCTTAAAAGTAAGTACTTAAAAATACTTTTATCTTTATCAAACATCACAAAAAGTAAAAAAGGGCTTAAGAGTTAATAAgcacttaaaataagtcaatccaaacaccctcttaGTCTAGAATGAGTCTTTTTTTAAGTTGTCACGTGTCATTCACTCATTACATCAGATATGATTAAAAAGCACGCGCTATATTTTTTTTGAGATTGTTAAATGTGTGCTCAATAGACACACATTTACTGAGATTAAAGTGTTTTATAGGTACATGACTCAGTTTAGGTGtccaaaataaaaaatagtgaCAACCTTAAGGGGCTGTCGCATTTTGTTTATGAGCATGGTAGAACTCAATGGCGTGCCCAATTGTTTTTTAGACTATTCCAACATTGAATGAAGTAGATGAAGTAGACAAATAATTCAATCACAGTAACAAATCGAATAATATAAATTACTACTCAAATACATCAGTATATAATTATTCTTGATCATATACATTGCTACTCGAtcaaatacataaatatataatcgTTTTTGACAAATCCAAATTTTCTAATCTAGTATTCTAATAGTACTTTGGGCATAAATTAAATCGTTTATGATGACACAAGTTAACTACATACACTTTTTAGTTTAAGTGATCACGCAGATTTAACGGTTGGTTCGATGTTACGGGTTCAAACTCACATTCTAAGATTATAATTTTCTAAGAAAGAAAGAGTCTGAATTTAAATGATGTCGTTTCAGAACTCATTTGTTAAATGAGAAATTTAGTGCACAAATTTGAACATGTGATCTTGCTTGGACATAAATTCAAATTAACTGCTAGATTAAGCGTACCTAATTATATAGAATCTTTTTTTCTATCTTATGTtgcacaaataaataaataaaaaatcgaCGAAGCGATGTTGAATGACACGATTCCCTTGAGGTGCATTTGTCTCAATTAGCGCTAATATGTTGTTTCATATATGTGTTGGTGCAGGATAAGTTAGCTATCATGACACCAGAAATGGAAAATGTGAAAGGCAGAAATAAGATGTTGAGGCTGGAGGCAAAAATGTTGCAAGAACAGTTGGATATCAGTACCAACATATATGAACTACGCACTGGTACGTGTGTGTGTCCTGACCcacaaaaatatattttatttttcactttCTACTTATGCGGATACTTTATTGTAGAGATTATTCAAGTGGTATTTAAATAAAACTATTAAAATTATTATACGGTgattaataataattaaattattatttaaGGTAAATAATAATGATGAGATTGTTACGTAGAGATTACTTACTTTAAAAGCTTTTCTTTTATGTAAATAGTTTATTAACATATTGCTACCACTACATGTATTCTCATTTTACTTTCTAATTATCCGCATAAAATAATAGTACATGTATTCTCCCTTAACCTAATGGAGAAATTACTTCATATCGTAAATGAGATGTTGCATCAGCtatgttgaattttttttttcttttatggctTACGTGGCAAATATTGCATTAATTATGCAGTTCTCATTTTTAATTTTTAGAGTTTAAGTAATAGATAGCGTAagtataaataaatttttatcaTTAGGTCATCTTTACTTGTAATAGTTAATAATATATTTTAGGGAaaatggtcaaatatacccctctactttagtttattagttAAATTTGTcctccgttagtcaaagtagtcaaatatacccctctgttaGCCAAAGTATACACATGTACCCCTTGAATGGATGAAAATTCCAAATCAACCAAAATtactcaatttcaattaaaattaTCCGACCTGTCTCTTATAACCCGACCCGCGACCCCATCTCCTCTCCCTCACCGTTGCTTGCTCCAGAGCCGGCAATTTTGGTTGATTTGGGGTTTTCATCCATTCAAGGGGCACATGTGTATACTTTGGCtaacagaggggtatatttgactactttgacTGACGGAGGACAAATTTAACCAATATATTGAAATAAAGGGGTATacttgacccttttccctatattTATTTCAAAATATCTAATCTCACATTTTAAGAAGACTTTCTTTTagttttatatatattgttagGATTTTAAACCCAAGCTTcgttggtgtgaatgagaaatggagggaaaattgaaaatttgacCAAAGTTCCTTTTAGAAAGAGCActttgtaccacattggtagtGGAAAAAGAGAGTTGTGTgtttatatatcaaaacatattctctagctcataaagggttgagaagagggactcccctcgcgccgtcgtcgtcgctcggctcggatttgaatttggtcaaatgatctgattgattggaTTTAATTTTCATATCGGATATTATTTAATATCATTTCCGCTAATTTGATATTATTTAATAAATTCCACTCATTTTACACTGAACGAAATTCTGACTTCCAGCAATTAAAattctcaacttcttcttttcacATTTCAGTGCATTGTTTTACAAACTATTAAACTGTGAGTTTCCTGTGATTTGCTCCGTTTATTTGAGTTCGCCGGAGTTCCGTGGTCTGTTTTGCCGCTACTACAGAAACGTTCttccgttctatcctgggaggaagtaATCCATTTCCTTTGGCAACAGTGAGGGGGTtataattccttaaggacacacaaaGCAACTTGTGGGCTCGGAATAATTTTTCTACTCCTTCTAAATTTCTGTTGTATATTTTATGTTTCTGGTTTTTGATTAACAAACACACACTGGTATGCTGATCACTGTTGTGCATTACGGGTATTAACAGATATTACTTGAATAACCTGttgatataaaaaaattatttacattAATAGTGTATAAAACTTAAATTCTTTATTTATGTGCTGATTAAATACTGTATTATTTATGTGGAATTCTAAGTTGAGATTAATTATATTAATATAATCAACCAAACGAACCAAAAACACATTTTTTTGTGTGAAGTTTACCCAAAGTAACAAGGAGTGTTTTGTCGGGGCGCTTTAGAGGGTCAACTATGGGTTCAGCCGAACCTAGTAATTTTGGTTCAAATTCTGTATTTGTCTTGAAAGTTCATTACatatgtatagattattaattTAAAACCCAACAACGAATAAAATTCATAAC
Encoded here:
- the LOC132626484 gene encoding basic leucine zipper 34-like, which translates into the protein MAEKRKRLEPNLDLSLKSPADPEEPSNKVLSLDEAIDFELKHGYVDPDMDLKKLRRIISNRLSAQRTYIKRNEYIVELEKKVKDLEDKLAIMTPEMENVKGRNKMLRLEAKMLQEQLDISTNIYELRTEQMEEMKLELRRLKELEKALKRKS